Genomic window (Actinomycetes bacterium):
GGCGGCGCGGTCCGGACGGTCGCCGAGGCGCGGATCAACCTCGCCTCACCCGACCGGGGCAGCGCGCTGCACGCCGCCCTGTGGGTGATTGCGGAGCATCCCCTGATCGGCGCCGGACCTGGACACGCCGACCTGCGATGGGAGGGGCACGACGGTGGCACCCAGTTCTTCGGCTACGCACACAACGAGTACGCCCAGGTCGCGGCGGAACTCGGCCTGGTGGGCCTGGCATTGCTCGCGGTCCTGCTGGTTGCGATCGCCCGCCTGCTGTGGAGCACGCGCGCCACCTGCCCCGTAGGCGGGATCTGGGCGGGCGTGGTGGCGGCCACGGGAGCCTTCGGGGTCCACAGCGGCTTCGACTTCGTCTGGCACCTGCCAGCAGTGCTGCTCACCGTGACGCTGCTGGCCGGCGCCGTCCTGCCGGCACCCGATGGTGCCAATGCCCGCACGTTGTCGCTCACTGCTCAACGAAAGGAGACCGATGAGAACCAGATTGCGAACTAAGGTTGCCGCCGCAGTGGTGGCTTTGGCAGCCGGCGGCGTGCTGGCGCTGTTCGCCGCGGCCGGCCCGGCGGTCGCGTTCTTCTCCGGAGGGCTGTTCCTCGACGTCCAAGTCGAGTCTCCGGCGGCACTGGTCGCGCGGGGAGCCGCGGTGGACGTGCCCCTGGAGGTCACCTGCAACGCGGCGCCCAGCACCGGATTCGTCGAGGTCACCGTCACCCAGCGCGCCGGGTCGGGTGTCGCCCAGGGCACGGGTTCAACTGCTGTTGGCTGCACCGGGTCGGGTCAGCAGGTCCGCGTCCGCGTCCAAGCAACTGGAGGGAAGGCCTTCAAGCAGGGCACCGCCGTCGCAAGCGCCGTGATCTTCGGCTGTACGGCGAACTTCTCCACCTGCGGCAGCGAAACAGATAGCGAGGCCATCCAAATTCAGAGGTGACGTCACCGACCCCATCCCGTAGAGGACGCCGCCGCAGTTGCGACCCGGCTGCGGCGGCGTCCTCCCCGCTGGTGCGAAGCGGCCCAAGGCCGGGAACCTCCACCCACTGCGCCGGGTCAAGGGCTCATTCCGTACTGACGCCTGGCCGGCAGCGAGATGGGTCCGCTGGAACATCGCCCGCGCGGTCGCCTCCACGGCCGGGTTCGGCTGCCTCACCTGGGCCCTGGTGCTCCACGGGCGCACTGCGACACCGGGCGGGACGTGACCGACGCCCAGCGCGGGGACCACCGTGCCGACCAGAGGCCTCCTCCAGCCCGGCCGCGTAGGCTTTGCCGTGCTCGTGGCAGCGGAGGTGGACTTGGCGCTCGTTGAGCCGCAGCGTGGTGTTCGAGGTTGAAGGCGGGCACCAGCCGCGCTGGCCTGGTTCGGCCGCTGGCCGAGCGGGACTTCCGGCTGCTGTGGGGTGGGCAGGCGATCTCGCTGCTCGGCGATGGCGTCCTGATGGTCGCGTTGGCCTGGCAGACGCTGCGGCTGTCGTCGAGCCCGACCGCCCTGGGGCTGGTGTTGTTTGCGCGCACCGGGCCTCGGTTCCTGCTGATCGTGCTCGGCGGGGTGATCAGCGACCGGTTCCCCAGGCGCCGGGTCATGCTCGTCGCCGACCTGGTGCAAGGGCTCGCGGCCGGGGCCCTTGCGGTCCTTGCCGTGACCGGCGAGCTTCGGTTGTGGCACCTGGCCGCCCTTGGCGCGGTCGCTGGGATGGCCAGCGCGTTCTTCCTGCCCGCGTCGACCGCGCTGGTGCCCGACCTGCTGCCAGCCGAGCTGCTGCTGCCGGCCAACGCGCTCACCACCACGAGCCGGGTCCTTGCCGCCCAGTTCGCCGGGCCCGCACTCGGCGGCCTGTTGATCGCCACGGCCGGCACCGCCGCCGCGTTCGCGGTCGACGCGGCGAGCTTTGCGGTGAGCGTCGCCACGCTGGCGATGATCGGTTTTCGGCCACAGCCGCGGCCCGGGCAGGCGGCGACGGGGGTGCTGCGCGAGGTCGGTGAGGGGTTCGCCTATGCCCGCGGGCAGCCGTGGATCTGGGTGACCCTGGTCGTCACCGGATTCGGGAACTTCCTGGTCAGCGGGCCGCTGGCGGTGCTGCTGCCGGTGGTGGTGCGCGGGCTGGGCGCCGGCGCCGGGACCCTCGGGCTGGTGTATGCCGCGTTCGGGATCGGCGGCGGGCTGGCTGCCCTGCTGGCGGGGCAGCTGGGCGTGCCCCGCTGGCGGGTCACGGCGATGTATGCCGCGTGGATCCCTTCCGGCCTGCTGGTGGCCGGCGTCGGCGTCGCCCGGGCCGTCGTGGTGATCGCGCTGCTGTATGGCGCGATCGGGTTCCTGTTCGAGTTCGGCAACCTGATCTGGGCGAGCCTGGTGCAAGAGCGCGTGCCCGCGCGGGTGCTGGGCCGGGTGTCGTCGCTGGACTGGCTGATCTC
Coding sequences:
- a CDS encoding MFS transporter → MKAGTSRAGLVRPLAERDFRLLWGGQAISLLGDGVLMVALAWQTLRLSSSPTALGLVLFARTGPRFLLIVLGGVISDRFPRRRVMLVADLVQGLAAGALAVLAVTGELRLWHLAALGAVAGMASAFFLPASTALVPDLLPAELLLPANALTTTSRVLAAQFAGPALGGLLIATAGTAAAFAVDAASFAVSVATLAMIGFRPQPRPGQAATGVLREVGEGFAYARGQPWIWVTLVVTGFGNFLVSGPLAVLLPVVVRGLGAGAGTLGLVYAAFGIGGGLAALLAGQLGVPRWRVTAMYAAWIPSGLLVAGVGVARAVVVIALLYGAIGFLFEFGNLIWASLVQERVPARVLGRVSSLDWLISVGLYPVALAVAGPVAAVIGASAVLVGGGLLSVPVGLAGLLWPRVRDPDRATV